One genomic window of Glycine soja cultivar W05 chromosome 9, ASM419377v2, whole genome shotgun sequence includes the following:
- the LOC114367672 gene encoding protein TRANSPARENT TESTA 9-like isoform X1: protein MWFSFWRSRDRFTLDHLRYLTDQLAKVQIVNEVNKDFVIEALRSIAELITYGDQHDPSFFEFFMEKQVVAEFVRVLKLSRTVSIPLQLLQTVSIMIQNLRSEHAICMLIAKYSVPYYAVTLVSRLDLTMLTGKIIVFFVPFADYMFSNEHMNYLITYSFDFHNEELLSYYISFLRAISGKLNKNTISLLVKTRNDEVVSFPLYVEAIRFAFHEENMIRTAVRTVTLNVYHVGDECVNRYITSVPHTDYFSNLVSFFRNQCMDLNRLVSETLKNPCPDSTSTIIAAVDEIEDNLYYFSDVISAGIPDVGRLITDSILMLLIFPLLLPSLRVVDANDMQSGVVTSLYLLCCILRIVKIKDLANTIVVALFYPLETFTRFSRGKVNGYISEFGLTSVSQEPDDDNIAKGNAGCLTVNVPNSSSSSGFNPESVMSEDNCSSSNLALREVLLSYVTKGDDVLVWGSLSVLATLLQTKELDESMLDRLGILPQRKQHKKQLLQALVGEASGEEQLFSSENSLMRDGSGCELDVYLEKIKEQYGLSFLPSDFLMSPRVPRFQVLDALVSLFCRSNISAETLWDGGWLLRQLLPYSEAEFNSHHLELLQVSYKNSATALVKEVRGFWPDLLITVLCNEWRKCKKAMESSYPPKEPKCILFPSQMLSSEEDIPEGSSFAAGEKMHELVKVFVVLHQLQIFTLGRPLPEKPLIYPPGDLPANSRAQTSGLDVSGPKPGTEVSLVNAVPCRIAFERGKERHFCFLAISAGTSGWLVLAEELPMKKLYGVIRVAAPLAGCNPRIDDKHPRWLHLRIRPSSLPVLDPAKFNPNRKLKTKAFVDGRWTLAFRDEESCKSALSMILEEINFLSDEVHRRLKPLLNLETALDLSGPEEDSSSHSTTPPNSV, encoded by the exons ATGTGGTTTTCCTTCTGGAGATCCAGAGATCGTTTCACCTTGGATCATCTCAG GTACTTAACTGATCAATTGGCGAAAGTTCAGATAGTAAACGAGGTTAATAAG GATTTTGTTATTGAGGCACTGAGATCTATTGCGGAGTTGATAACATATGGTGACCAACACGACCCAAGCTTTTTTGA ATTCTTCATGGAAAAGCAAGTTGTGGCAGAGTTTGTACGTGTTCTTAAACTTAGCAGAACCGTTAGTATTCCACTTCAGTTGCTACAGACAGTGAGCATTATGATCCAGAACCTAAGAAGTGAACACGCTATATGTATGTTGATTGCCAAATACAGTGTTCCCTATTATGCAGTTACATTGGTTTCTCGGCTAGATTTAACAATGTTGACGGGCAAAATAATCGTCTTTTTTGTACCTTTTGCAGATTatatgtttagtaatgaacatATGAACTACCTAATTACATATTCATTCGACTTTCACAACGAAGAGCTATTGTCATACTACATATCCTTTTTAAG AGCAATAAGTGGAAAATTGAACAAGAATACAATTTCTCTGCTTGTGAAGACTCGCAAT GATGAAGTAGTTTCATTTCCACTGTATGTTGAGGCAATACGCTTTGCCTTTCATGAGGAGAACATGATTCGCACTGCTGTACGTACTGTGACCCTTAATGTTTATCATG TTGGGGATGAATGTGTTAATAGATATATAACCAGTGTACCTCACACCGATTACTTCTCGAACCTGGTTTCATTTTTTAGGAATCAATGTATGGATTTAAATAGACTGGTCTCTGAAACACTCAA AAATCCATGCCCAGATTCAACTTCTACAATTATTGCTGCTGTAGATGAAATTGAGGATAACCTGTATTACTTTAGCGATGTTATCTCTGCTGGAATTCCTGATGTTGGGAGGCTAATAACAGACAGCATTTTGATGCTTCTGATTTTTCCGTTACTTCTTCCTTCCCTGAGAGTAGTGGATGCTAAT GACATGCAAAGTGGTGTTGTCACTTCTCTCTACTTACTTTGTTGCATCTTAAGGATAGTCAAGATCAAAGATTTGGCAAATACCATAGTCGTTGCTCTTTTTTATCCCTTAGAGACCTTTACAAGATTTTCTAGGGGTAAAGTCAATGGCTATATCTCTGAATTTGGTCTTACATCCGTAAGCCAAGAACCAGATGATGATAATATTGCCAAGGGCAATGCAGGATGCTTGACAGTGAATGTGCCAAACTCTTCTAGTTCTTCAGGTTTCAACCCAGAAAGTGTTATGTCAGAAGATAATTGTAGCAGTTCAAATTTGGCTTTAAG GGAGGTTTTGCTTTCATATGTTACTAAAGGGGATGATGTACTAGTTTGGGGTTCTTTGAGTGTTCTTGCCACTCTACTGCAAACTAAAG AACTTGATGAATCAATGCTAGATAGGCTTGGAATTCTTCCACAACGCAAACAGCACAAGAAACAGTTATTG CAAGCTTTGGTTGGTGAGGCTTCAGGTGAAGAGCaacttttttcttctgaaaataGCTTGATGAGGGATGGCAGTGGATGTGAGCTTGATGTCTATCTTGAAAAGATCAAG GAGCAATATGGGTTATCTTTTCTGCCTTCTGATTTTCTTATGAGCCCTCGTGTGCCTAGATTTCAG GTGCTCGATGCATTAGTGAGTCTCTTTTGCCGTTCTAATATATCTGCAGAGACACTGTGGGATGGTGGTTGGCTTTTACGCCAGTTGCTTCCTTACAGCGAGGCAGAATTCAATAGTCATCACCTGGAATTGCTGCAA GTTTCATACAAGAATTCTGCTACTGCTCTTGTAAAGGAGGTTAGAGGTTTCTGGCCCGATCTTCTTATTACAGTTCTTTGCAATGAGTGGAGAAAATGCAAAAAAG CAATGGAGTCATCATACCCTCCTAAAGAACCAAAGTGCATACTTTTTCCTTCTCAGATGCTATCTTCAGAAG AAGATATACCTGAGGGCTCATCATTTGCTGCTGGAGAAAAAATGCATGAACTAGTGAAG GTATTTGTAGTTCTGCACCAGCTTCAAATATTCACTCTAGGTAGACCTTTGCCTGAGAAACCTCTTATTTATCCTCCTGGTGATCTCCCAGCAAATTCTCGTGCCCAAACTTCTGGACTTGATGTTTCAGGCCCAAAACCAGGAACTGAAGTCAGCCTTG TTAATGCTGTGCCTTGTAGAATTGCTTTCGAAAGGGGCAAAGAGCGCCATTTTTGCTTTCTAGCAATCTCTGCAGGAACATCTGGGTGGCTTGTGCTAGCAGAAGAGTTGCCAATGAAGAAGCTCTATGGAGTTATTCGGGTTGCTGCACCTTTGGCTGGGTGCAAT CCCAGGATTGATGATAAACACCCAAGATGGTTACATCTGCGGATCCGACCATCTTCTTTACCTGTTCTGGATCCTGCCAAGTTCAACCCCAACAGGAAATTAAAGACAAAAGCTTTTGTCGATGGAAGATGGACATTGGCGTTCAGGGATGAGGAGTCTTGCAAGTCTGCTTTATCCATGATTCTTGAAGAGATTAATTTTCTGAGTGATGAGGTTCACAGAAGACTAAAGCCTTTGCTTAACCTTGAAACCGCGTTGGATTTATCAGGCCCAGAGGAGGATTCCTCTTCACATTCAACAACACCTCCCAATTCGGTGTAA
- the LOC114367672 gene encoding protein TRANSPARENT TESTA 9-like isoform X2: MWFSFWRSRDRFTLDHLRYLTDQLAKVQIVNEVNKDFVIEALRSIAELITYGDQHDPSFFEFFMEKQVVAEFVRVLKLSRTVSIPLQLLQTVSIMIQNLRSEHAICMLIAKYSVPYYAVTLVSRLDLTMLTGKIIVFFVPFADYMFSNEHMNYLITYSFDFHNEELLSYYISFLRAISGKLNKNTISLLVKTRNDEVVSFPLYVEAIRFAFHEENMIRTAVRTVTLNVYHVGDECVNRYITSVPHTDYFSNLVSFFRNQCMDLNRLVSETLKNPCPDSTSTIIAAVDEIEDNLYYFSDVISAGIPDVGRLITDSILMLLIFPLLLPSLRVVDANDMQSGVVTSLYLLCCILRIVKIKDLANTIVVALFYPLETFTRFSRGKVNGYISEFGLTSVSQEPDDDNIAKGNAGCLTVNVPNSSSSSGFNPESVMSEDNCSSSNLALREVLLSYVTKGDDVLVWGSLSVLATLLQTKELDESMLDRLGILPQRKQHKKQLLQALVGEASGEEQLFSSENSLMRDGSGCELDVYLEKIKEQYGLSFLPSDFLMSPRVPRFQVLDALVSLFCRSNISAETLWDGGWLLRQLLPYSEAEFNSHHLELLQVSYKNSATALVKEVRGFWPDLLITVLCNEWRKCKKAMESSYPPKEPKCILFPSQMLSSEDIPEGSSFAAGEKMHELVKVFVVLHQLQIFTLGRPLPEKPLIYPPGDLPANSRAQTSGLDVSGPKPGTEVSLVNAVPCRIAFERGKERHFCFLAISAGTSGWLVLAEELPMKKLYGVIRVAAPLAGCNPRIDDKHPRWLHLRIRPSSLPVLDPAKFNPNRKLKTKAFVDGRWTLAFRDEESCKSALSMILEEINFLSDEVHRRLKPLLNLETALDLSGPEEDSSSHSTTPPNSV; the protein is encoded by the exons ATGTGGTTTTCCTTCTGGAGATCCAGAGATCGTTTCACCTTGGATCATCTCAG GTACTTAACTGATCAATTGGCGAAAGTTCAGATAGTAAACGAGGTTAATAAG GATTTTGTTATTGAGGCACTGAGATCTATTGCGGAGTTGATAACATATGGTGACCAACACGACCCAAGCTTTTTTGA ATTCTTCATGGAAAAGCAAGTTGTGGCAGAGTTTGTACGTGTTCTTAAACTTAGCAGAACCGTTAGTATTCCACTTCAGTTGCTACAGACAGTGAGCATTATGATCCAGAACCTAAGAAGTGAACACGCTATATGTATGTTGATTGCCAAATACAGTGTTCCCTATTATGCAGTTACATTGGTTTCTCGGCTAGATTTAACAATGTTGACGGGCAAAATAATCGTCTTTTTTGTACCTTTTGCAGATTatatgtttagtaatgaacatATGAACTACCTAATTACATATTCATTCGACTTTCACAACGAAGAGCTATTGTCATACTACATATCCTTTTTAAG AGCAATAAGTGGAAAATTGAACAAGAATACAATTTCTCTGCTTGTGAAGACTCGCAAT GATGAAGTAGTTTCATTTCCACTGTATGTTGAGGCAATACGCTTTGCCTTTCATGAGGAGAACATGATTCGCACTGCTGTACGTACTGTGACCCTTAATGTTTATCATG TTGGGGATGAATGTGTTAATAGATATATAACCAGTGTACCTCACACCGATTACTTCTCGAACCTGGTTTCATTTTTTAGGAATCAATGTATGGATTTAAATAGACTGGTCTCTGAAACACTCAA AAATCCATGCCCAGATTCAACTTCTACAATTATTGCTGCTGTAGATGAAATTGAGGATAACCTGTATTACTTTAGCGATGTTATCTCTGCTGGAATTCCTGATGTTGGGAGGCTAATAACAGACAGCATTTTGATGCTTCTGATTTTTCCGTTACTTCTTCCTTCCCTGAGAGTAGTGGATGCTAAT GACATGCAAAGTGGTGTTGTCACTTCTCTCTACTTACTTTGTTGCATCTTAAGGATAGTCAAGATCAAAGATTTGGCAAATACCATAGTCGTTGCTCTTTTTTATCCCTTAGAGACCTTTACAAGATTTTCTAGGGGTAAAGTCAATGGCTATATCTCTGAATTTGGTCTTACATCCGTAAGCCAAGAACCAGATGATGATAATATTGCCAAGGGCAATGCAGGATGCTTGACAGTGAATGTGCCAAACTCTTCTAGTTCTTCAGGTTTCAACCCAGAAAGTGTTATGTCAGAAGATAATTGTAGCAGTTCAAATTTGGCTTTAAG GGAGGTTTTGCTTTCATATGTTACTAAAGGGGATGATGTACTAGTTTGGGGTTCTTTGAGTGTTCTTGCCACTCTACTGCAAACTAAAG AACTTGATGAATCAATGCTAGATAGGCTTGGAATTCTTCCACAACGCAAACAGCACAAGAAACAGTTATTG CAAGCTTTGGTTGGTGAGGCTTCAGGTGAAGAGCaacttttttcttctgaaaataGCTTGATGAGGGATGGCAGTGGATGTGAGCTTGATGTCTATCTTGAAAAGATCAAG GAGCAATATGGGTTATCTTTTCTGCCTTCTGATTTTCTTATGAGCCCTCGTGTGCCTAGATTTCAG GTGCTCGATGCATTAGTGAGTCTCTTTTGCCGTTCTAATATATCTGCAGAGACACTGTGGGATGGTGGTTGGCTTTTACGCCAGTTGCTTCCTTACAGCGAGGCAGAATTCAATAGTCATCACCTGGAATTGCTGCAA GTTTCATACAAGAATTCTGCTACTGCTCTTGTAAAGGAGGTTAGAGGTTTCTGGCCCGATCTTCTTATTACAGTTCTTTGCAATGAGTGGAGAAAATGCAAAAAAG CAATGGAGTCATCATACCCTCCTAAAGAACCAAAGTGCATACTTTTTCCTTCTCAGATGCTATCTTCAGAAG ATATACCTGAGGGCTCATCATTTGCTGCTGGAGAAAAAATGCATGAACTAGTGAAG GTATTTGTAGTTCTGCACCAGCTTCAAATATTCACTCTAGGTAGACCTTTGCCTGAGAAACCTCTTATTTATCCTCCTGGTGATCTCCCAGCAAATTCTCGTGCCCAAACTTCTGGACTTGATGTTTCAGGCCCAAAACCAGGAACTGAAGTCAGCCTTG TTAATGCTGTGCCTTGTAGAATTGCTTTCGAAAGGGGCAAAGAGCGCCATTTTTGCTTTCTAGCAATCTCTGCAGGAACATCTGGGTGGCTTGTGCTAGCAGAAGAGTTGCCAATGAAGAAGCTCTATGGAGTTATTCGGGTTGCTGCACCTTTGGCTGGGTGCAAT CCCAGGATTGATGATAAACACCCAAGATGGTTACATCTGCGGATCCGACCATCTTCTTTACCTGTTCTGGATCCTGCCAAGTTCAACCCCAACAGGAAATTAAAGACAAAAGCTTTTGTCGATGGAAGATGGACATTGGCGTTCAGGGATGAGGAGTCTTGCAAGTCTGCTTTATCCATGATTCTTGAAGAGATTAATTTTCTGAGTGATGAGGTTCACAGAAGACTAAAGCCTTTGCTTAACCTTGAAACCGCGTTGGATTTATCAGGCCCAGAGGAGGATTCCTCTTCACATTCAACAACACCTCCCAATTCGGTGTAA
- the LOC114367672 gene encoding protein TRANSPARENT TESTA 9-like isoform X3 yields the protein MWFSFWRSRDRFTLDHLRYLTDQLAKVQIVNEVNKDFVIEALRSIAELITYGDQHDPSFFEFFMEKQVVAEFVRVLKLSRTVSIPLQLLQTVSIMIQNLRSEHAIYYMFSNEHMNYLITYSFDFHNEELLSYYISFLRAISGKLNKNTISLLVKTRNDEVVSFPLYVEAIRFAFHEENMIRTAVRTVTLNVYHVGDECVNRYITSVPHTDYFSNLVSFFRNQCMDLNRLVSETLKNPCPDSTSTIIAAVDEIEDNLYYFSDVISAGIPDVGRLITDSILMLLIFPLLLPSLRVVDANDMQSGVVTSLYLLCCILRIVKIKDLANTIVVALFYPLETFTRFSRGKVNGYISEFGLTSVSQEPDDDNIAKGNAGCLTVNVPNSSSSSGFNPESVMSEDNCSSSNLALREVLLSYVTKGDDVLVWGSLSVLATLLQTKELDESMLDRLGILPQRKQHKKQLLQALVGEASGEEQLFSSENSLMRDGSGCELDVYLEKIKEQYGLSFLPSDFLMSPRVPRFQVLDALVSLFCRSNISAETLWDGGWLLRQLLPYSEAEFNSHHLELLQVSYKNSATALVKEVRGFWPDLLITVLCNEWRKCKKAMESSYPPKEPKCILFPSQMLSSEEDIPEGSSFAAGEKMHELVKVFVVLHQLQIFTLGRPLPEKPLIYPPGDLPANSRAQTSGLDVSGPKPGTEVSLVNAVPCRIAFERGKERHFCFLAISAGTSGWLVLAEELPMKKLYGVIRVAAPLAGCNPRIDDKHPRWLHLRIRPSSLPVLDPAKFNPNRKLKTKAFVDGRWTLAFRDEESCKSALSMILEEINFLSDEVHRRLKPLLNLETALDLSGPEEDSSSHSTTPPNSV from the exons ATGTGGTTTTCCTTCTGGAGATCCAGAGATCGTTTCACCTTGGATCATCTCAG GTACTTAACTGATCAATTGGCGAAAGTTCAGATAGTAAACGAGGTTAATAAG GATTTTGTTATTGAGGCACTGAGATCTATTGCGGAGTTGATAACATATGGTGACCAACACGACCCAAGCTTTTTTGA ATTCTTCATGGAAAAGCAAGTTGTGGCAGAGTTTGTACGTGTTCTTAAACTTAGCAGAACCGTTAGTATTCCACTTCAGTTGCTACAGACAGTGAGCATTATGATCCAGAACCTAAGAAGTGAACACGCTATAT ATTatatgtttagtaatgaacatATGAACTACCTAATTACATATTCATTCGACTTTCACAACGAAGAGCTATTGTCATACTACATATCCTTTTTAAG AGCAATAAGTGGAAAATTGAACAAGAATACAATTTCTCTGCTTGTGAAGACTCGCAAT GATGAAGTAGTTTCATTTCCACTGTATGTTGAGGCAATACGCTTTGCCTTTCATGAGGAGAACATGATTCGCACTGCTGTACGTACTGTGACCCTTAATGTTTATCATG TTGGGGATGAATGTGTTAATAGATATATAACCAGTGTACCTCACACCGATTACTTCTCGAACCTGGTTTCATTTTTTAGGAATCAATGTATGGATTTAAATAGACTGGTCTCTGAAACACTCAA AAATCCATGCCCAGATTCAACTTCTACAATTATTGCTGCTGTAGATGAAATTGAGGATAACCTGTATTACTTTAGCGATGTTATCTCTGCTGGAATTCCTGATGTTGGGAGGCTAATAACAGACAGCATTTTGATGCTTCTGATTTTTCCGTTACTTCTTCCTTCCCTGAGAGTAGTGGATGCTAAT GACATGCAAAGTGGTGTTGTCACTTCTCTCTACTTACTTTGTTGCATCTTAAGGATAGTCAAGATCAAAGATTTGGCAAATACCATAGTCGTTGCTCTTTTTTATCCCTTAGAGACCTTTACAAGATTTTCTAGGGGTAAAGTCAATGGCTATATCTCTGAATTTGGTCTTACATCCGTAAGCCAAGAACCAGATGATGATAATATTGCCAAGGGCAATGCAGGATGCTTGACAGTGAATGTGCCAAACTCTTCTAGTTCTTCAGGTTTCAACCCAGAAAGTGTTATGTCAGAAGATAATTGTAGCAGTTCAAATTTGGCTTTAAG GGAGGTTTTGCTTTCATATGTTACTAAAGGGGATGATGTACTAGTTTGGGGTTCTTTGAGTGTTCTTGCCACTCTACTGCAAACTAAAG AACTTGATGAATCAATGCTAGATAGGCTTGGAATTCTTCCACAACGCAAACAGCACAAGAAACAGTTATTG CAAGCTTTGGTTGGTGAGGCTTCAGGTGAAGAGCaacttttttcttctgaaaataGCTTGATGAGGGATGGCAGTGGATGTGAGCTTGATGTCTATCTTGAAAAGATCAAG GAGCAATATGGGTTATCTTTTCTGCCTTCTGATTTTCTTATGAGCCCTCGTGTGCCTAGATTTCAG GTGCTCGATGCATTAGTGAGTCTCTTTTGCCGTTCTAATATATCTGCAGAGACACTGTGGGATGGTGGTTGGCTTTTACGCCAGTTGCTTCCTTACAGCGAGGCAGAATTCAATAGTCATCACCTGGAATTGCTGCAA GTTTCATACAAGAATTCTGCTACTGCTCTTGTAAAGGAGGTTAGAGGTTTCTGGCCCGATCTTCTTATTACAGTTCTTTGCAATGAGTGGAGAAAATGCAAAAAAG CAATGGAGTCATCATACCCTCCTAAAGAACCAAAGTGCATACTTTTTCCTTCTCAGATGCTATCTTCAGAAG AAGATATACCTGAGGGCTCATCATTTGCTGCTGGAGAAAAAATGCATGAACTAGTGAAG GTATTTGTAGTTCTGCACCAGCTTCAAATATTCACTCTAGGTAGACCTTTGCCTGAGAAACCTCTTATTTATCCTCCTGGTGATCTCCCAGCAAATTCTCGTGCCCAAACTTCTGGACTTGATGTTTCAGGCCCAAAACCAGGAACTGAAGTCAGCCTTG TTAATGCTGTGCCTTGTAGAATTGCTTTCGAAAGGGGCAAAGAGCGCCATTTTTGCTTTCTAGCAATCTCTGCAGGAACATCTGGGTGGCTTGTGCTAGCAGAAGAGTTGCCAATGAAGAAGCTCTATGGAGTTATTCGGGTTGCTGCACCTTTGGCTGGGTGCAAT CCCAGGATTGATGATAAACACCCAAGATGGTTACATCTGCGGATCCGACCATCTTCTTTACCTGTTCTGGATCCTGCCAAGTTCAACCCCAACAGGAAATTAAAGACAAAAGCTTTTGTCGATGGAAGATGGACATTGGCGTTCAGGGATGAGGAGTCTTGCAAGTCTGCTTTATCCATGATTCTTGAAGAGATTAATTTTCTGAGTGATGAGGTTCACAGAAGACTAAAGCCTTTGCTTAACCTTGAAACCGCGTTGGATTTATCAGGCCCAGAGGAGGATTCCTCTTCACATTCAACAACACCTCCCAATTCGGTGTAA
- the LOC114367672 gene encoding protein TRANSPARENT TESTA 9-like isoform X4, translating to MWFSFWRSRDRFTLDHLRYLTDQLAKVQIVNEVNKDFVIEALRSIAELITYGDQHDPSFFEFFMEKQVVAEFVRVLKLSRTVSIPLQLLQTVSIMIQNLRSEHAICMLIAKYSVPYYAVTLVSRLDLTMLTGKIIVFFVPFADYMFSNEHMNYLITYSFDFHNEELLSYYISFLRAISGKLNKNTISLLVKTRNDEVVSFPLYVEAIRFAFHEENMIRTAVRTVTLNVYHVGDECVNRYITSVPHTDYFSNLVSFFRNQCMDLNRLVSETLKNPCPDSTSTIIAAVDEIEDNLYYFSDVISAGIPDVGRLITDSILMLLIFPLLLPSLRVVDANDMQSGVVTSLYLLCCILRIVKIKDLANTIVVALFYPLETFTRFSRGKVNGYISEFGLTSVSQEPDDDNIAKGNAGCLTVNVPNSSSSSGFNPESVMSEDNCSSSNLALREVLLSYVTKGDDVLVWGSLSVLATLLQTKELDESMLDRLGILPQRKQHKKQLLQALVGEASGEEQLFSSENSLMRDGSGCELDVYLEKIKEQYGLSFLPSDFLMSPRVPRFQVLDALVSLFCRSNISAETLWDGGWLLRQLLPYSEAEFNSHHLELLQVSYKNSATALVKEVRGFWPDLLITVLCNEWRKCKKAMESSYPPKEPKCILFPSQMLSSEEDIPEGSSFAAGEKMHELVKVFVVLHQLQIFTLGRPLPEKPLIYPPGDLPANSRAQTSGLDVSGPKPGTEVSLVNAVPCRIAFERGKERHFCFLAISAGTSGWLVLAEELPMKKLYGVIRVAAPLAGCND from the exons ATGTGGTTTTCCTTCTGGAGATCCAGAGATCGTTTCACCTTGGATCATCTCAG GTACTTAACTGATCAATTGGCGAAAGTTCAGATAGTAAACGAGGTTAATAAG GATTTTGTTATTGAGGCACTGAGATCTATTGCGGAGTTGATAACATATGGTGACCAACACGACCCAAGCTTTTTTGA ATTCTTCATGGAAAAGCAAGTTGTGGCAGAGTTTGTACGTGTTCTTAAACTTAGCAGAACCGTTAGTATTCCACTTCAGTTGCTACAGACAGTGAGCATTATGATCCAGAACCTAAGAAGTGAACACGCTATATGTATGTTGATTGCCAAATACAGTGTTCCCTATTATGCAGTTACATTGGTTTCTCGGCTAGATTTAACAATGTTGACGGGCAAAATAATCGTCTTTTTTGTACCTTTTGCAGATTatatgtttagtaatgaacatATGAACTACCTAATTACATATTCATTCGACTTTCACAACGAAGAGCTATTGTCATACTACATATCCTTTTTAAG AGCAATAAGTGGAAAATTGAACAAGAATACAATTTCTCTGCTTGTGAAGACTCGCAAT GATGAAGTAGTTTCATTTCCACTGTATGTTGAGGCAATACGCTTTGCCTTTCATGAGGAGAACATGATTCGCACTGCTGTACGTACTGTGACCCTTAATGTTTATCATG TTGGGGATGAATGTGTTAATAGATATATAACCAGTGTACCTCACACCGATTACTTCTCGAACCTGGTTTCATTTTTTAGGAATCAATGTATGGATTTAAATAGACTGGTCTCTGAAACACTCAA AAATCCATGCCCAGATTCAACTTCTACAATTATTGCTGCTGTAGATGAAATTGAGGATAACCTGTATTACTTTAGCGATGTTATCTCTGCTGGAATTCCTGATGTTGGGAGGCTAATAACAGACAGCATTTTGATGCTTCTGATTTTTCCGTTACTTCTTCCTTCCCTGAGAGTAGTGGATGCTAAT GACATGCAAAGTGGTGTTGTCACTTCTCTCTACTTACTTTGTTGCATCTTAAGGATAGTCAAGATCAAAGATTTGGCAAATACCATAGTCGTTGCTCTTTTTTATCCCTTAGAGACCTTTACAAGATTTTCTAGGGGTAAAGTCAATGGCTATATCTCTGAATTTGGTCTTACATCCGTAAGCCAAGAACCAGATGATGATAATATTGCCAAGGGCAATGCAGGATGCTTGACAGTGAATGTGCCAAACTCTTCTAGTTCTTCAGGTTTCAACCCAGAAAGTGTTATGTCAGAAGATAATTGTAGCAGTTCAAATTTGGCTTTAAG GGAGGTTTTGCTTTCATATGTTACTAAAGGGGATGATGTACTAGTTTGGGGTTCTTTGAGTGTTCTTGCCACTCTACTGCAAACTAAAG AACTTGATGAATCAATGCTAGATAGGCTTGGAATTCTTCCACAACGCAAACAGCACAAGAAACAGTTATTG CAAGCTTTGGTTGGTGAGGCTTCAGGTGAAGAGCaacttttttcttctgaaaataGCTTGATGAGGGATGGCAGTGGATGTGAGCTTGATGTCTATCTTGAAAAGATCAAG GAGCAATATGGGTTATCTTTTCTGCCTTCTGATTTTCTTATGAGCCCTCGTGTGCCTAGATTTCAG GTGCTCGATGCATTAGTGAGTCTCTTTTGCCGTTCTAATATATCTGCAGAGACACTGTGGGATGGTGGTTGGCTTTTACGCCAGTTGCTTCCTTACAGCGAGGCAGAATTCAATAGTCATCACCTGGAATTGCTGCAA GTTTCATACAAGAATTCTGCTACTGCTCTTGTAAAGGAGGTTAGAGGTTTCTGGCCCGATCTTCTTATTACAGTTCTTTGCAATGAGTGGAGAAAATGCAAAAAAG CAATGGAGTCATCATACCCTCCTAAAGAACCAAAGTGCATACTTTTTCCTTCTCAGATGCTATCTTCAGAAG AAGATATACCTGAGGGCTCATCATTTGCTGCTGGAGAAAAAATGCATGAACTAGTGAAG GTATTTGTAGTTCTGCACCAGCTTCAAATATTCACTCTAGGTAGACCTTTGCCTGAGAAACCTCTTATTTATCCTCCTGGTGATCTCCCAGCAAATTCTCGTGCCCAAACTTCTGGACTTGATGTTTCAGGCCCAAAACCAGGAACTGAAGTCAGCCTTG TTAATGCTGTGCCTTGTAGAATTGCTTTCGAAAGGGGCAAAGAGCGCCATTTTTGCTTTCTAGCAATCTCTGCAGGAACATCTGGGTGGCTTGTGCTAGCAGAAGAGTTGCCAATGAAGAAGCTCTATGGAGTTATTCGGGTTGCTGCACCTTTGGCTGGGTGCAAT GATTGA
- the LOC114367365 gene encoding uncharacterized protein LOC114367365 — MLGPLTINTSSSTSIRPNYSSSSSPKGAEAESNIKSKRKRSFGSKPSRRKMWFMYVFDEEKKELGRQQAPGSCPYCQGKVEAMDVEIQWRLCFLPMCFKIKRKFFCTSCARRLELYY, encoded by the coding sequence ATGCTTGGCCCTCTCACAATCAACACCTCTTCTTCCACCTCCATCAGGCCAAACTATTCTTCAAGTTCAAGCCCAAAAGGTGCTGAAGCAGAGTCCAACATCAAGAGCAAGAGAAAGAGAAGCTTTGGATCAAAACCTAGCAGGAGAAAAATGTGGTTCATGTATGTGTTTGATGAGGAAAAGAAGGAACTGGGTAGGCAACAAGCACCAGGATCATGCCCTTATTGCCAAGGCAAGGTTGAGGCCATGGATGTTGAGATCCAGTGGAGACTTTGCTTCTTGCCCATGTGCTTCAAGATCAAGAGGAAGTTTTTTTGTACTTCATGTGCTAGACGTTTAGAATTGTATTATTAA